The Candidatus Krumholzibacteriota bacterium region CGAGCGCATCACTCCCGAGACGTGCGGATAGAAACGGCTTCCGATGCGCGTGCCGACGATCTCCTGGATCACCACGGCCATCTTCTCGTCGATCGTGGCGTGGTGCGTGGCCTTCATGTAATTGCCGGCCGCCCGGAAGAAGGTCGACGCGTAGACGAACTTGACCGCCGCGGCGAGCGTGCGGAAGCGCGAGTCGGCGTCGGGCTGGTTGTTGGGCACCATCTTCGTCGCGTAGACGGAGGCGAACGGCTCGAACATCGCGTCCTCGAGCATGCTCGACGACCGGACGGCGAGGGGCGTGTGCACCTGTTCGACGAGGGCGCGCAGGTCGCCCACGAGCTGCACGGGAAGGCTCGCCCGCTGGAAGGCGTGGCCGATGACGTCGTCGCGCTCGCCGGAGCAGGCGATATCGTAGAGATCGTTCTGCTTCATGAAGAGGTCGAACATGTCGGTCGTGACGACGGTGAGCGTCGGGATGCGAACCGAGACTTCCGGCTCGTACCGCCGGCCGAAACTGGATTCGAGGATCCCCTTCATGCGAGCGAGCCCGTGGGCCTTGCCCCCGAGCTCGCCGGCGCCGATAAAGGTGAACCGGTCCGACCCGGTGAAGAAACGACGGTCGAACCGGTTCAACGATTTGTGATGCGGACTGTAGGTCCGTCGCCTCATGGGATCTACACCCAGCCGCGATCCCGGCAGGCGCGGGCGACGCGCCCGACGGCGATCACGTACGCGGCGTCGCGCATGTAGAGATCGCGCTTCACGGCGAGCTCCCGGACGGCGTCGAAGGCCGACGTCATCTTCGTGTCGAGCTTGCCGAGCACCTCGTCCTTTTCCCAGAAATAGTTCATGTTGCACTGCACCTGCTCGAAGTAGCTGCAGGTCACGCCGCCGGCGTTCGCCAGCAGATCGGGGATCATGAAGATGCCCCGCTCGTGGATCGCGGCGTCCGCCTCGGGCGTCGTCGGCCCGTTGGCGCCCTCGGCGATGATCTTCACCCGGCCGGAGATCCGGCCGACGTTCTCCTTCGTGACCTGGTTCTCGAGGGCGGCGGGGATCAGGATGTCCACGTCCTGCTCGATCCACGCGTCGCCGGGCAGCACGTCGTAGCCGATCTTCGCGGCCTTGTCCTTGTCGATGCCGCCGAACCGGTCGGTGATCCCGCGGAGCTCGGCGAGATCGACGCCGTCGGTTTTCCTGAAGGAGTAGGAGGTCTGGTCCTGCTGGTCCCAGCTCGACACGCAGACGACCTTGCCCCAGATCTGGTTGTAGAGCTCGATCGCGTACTGGGCGACGTTGCCGAATCCCTGCACGCTCGCCGTCGTGTCGGCGGGCGGGATGTCGAGGGCCTTGAGGGCCTCGCGCACGGTGAAGATCACGCCGTAACCGGTCGCCTCGGTGCGGCCGAGCGAGCCGCCCATGCCGACGGGCTTGCCGGTGATGAAGCCGGGCAGACGGCTGCCTTCGAGCGTCTCGTACTCGTCGAGCATCCAGAGCATGTGCTGGGCGTTCGTCATCACGTCGGGCGCGGGAACGTCGTTGAGCGGTCCCATGTCGCGCCCGATCTGCCTGACCCAGCCGCGGCAGATCGTCTCCTGCTCGCGGGCGCTGAGATTGTGCGGATCGCAGATGACCCCGCCCTTGGCCCCGCCGAGGGGGATATCCACGACGGCGCACTTCCACGTCATCCACATCGCCAGCGCGCGGACCGTGTCGATCGTCTCCATCGGGTGGAAACGGATACCGCCCTTCGCGGGGCCGCGAGCGTCGTTGTGCTGGACGCGGAAGCCCCTGAACACCTCGACGTGCCCGTCATCCATCCGGACGGGGATGCTCACGTGGTATTCCCGGAGGTTGTAGCGCAGCAGCTCTCTCGTTCCCTTGTCCAGCTCGAGAAGGTCGGCGACCCTGTCGAACTGGCTTTGCGCCATCTGGAAGGCGTTGTACGACTTGTCTGCCATGTCAGGCCCGTCCTTTCGTGATGAGGACCCAAAACCGCCGGAAGATAGCCAATAAAGCGCATTCTGTCAAGAATAGCAAAAAATTGTTTTCGGTATAGCCGTAACCGTTCTACGGCCGGTGTTTCTCAGCCCTGCTGCCACCAGGCGCGCGCCTTGTAGAAATAATGCCGCAATCGTTTCTTCGCGTATGTGTTACGTGACACCGGCTGCCGCCCGGCGCCGGAAAGGATGAGCAGGCTCTCGGCGTAGCAGGGACAGTAGCGGCTGGTACAGGGCAGCGGCCCGTCGAGCAGCCGGAACCCGGTGAAGATGTTGCCGAGGCGGAGATAGTCCCCCGGGCAGCGGAAGACGTCGCCGTTCCCCATGATCCGGATGAGATCGTGTCCCGCGCGGCAGGGAAGCCCGAGGAAGTCGCGCGCGGCGGCGGTGCAGCCGTCCGCGCAGGGATTCAGTTCGCGGATGAGGCGCCGCTCTTCGTCGGTGTACGCGTCGGGATACCGGCGCCCCCGTAAACGCCCTTGAAGGCCTTCGGCGTCAGGATCACGCCCCGTTCGAGGGCGCGCCGCCGGTCGGTCTCGAAGCGCCCGAACAGGTCGGGGTGCATGACGTAGTTCGTCTCCACGGAGTAGCCGCGGCCGATGAGCCTGGCGACGTCGTCGAGGAAGGGATCGATCGTGCCGAAGAGCCGCAGGCGCTCGAGGGCGTGCGTCGAGGCGAAGACGAAGGCCGTCTTCTCCGGCGGCACGGCCTCCATCAGTTGGTCGACACCCATGCTGAGGTTCGTGTCGAGGCCGATCGTGAATTCGTCGCGCTCGGCGATCCGGCGGCAGATCTCGACGAAGCGCGGGTACACGAACGGTTCGCCGCCGGTGAATGCGAAGGTGAACCGCATGCCGGTGGCAAGGAAACGATCGAGGATCTCGTCGAGATGCTCGTGGATGTCCGGGCGCTTCGGGGGCCGGGGCCGCAAAACGGCCTTCGCGCGCCGGAGCACGCCCTTCATGCCGGGCGGATTGTAGATGTAGCAGTACGAGCAACGGAAATTGCAGCGCTCGGAGATGTACCAGCTGGCGAGACAGGTGTCCATTGGCGGCATCCCCGCCGAAGGCTTCCCTCCGGTATCGTTTGAACGATTACCGGGAGGGGCGGCATGCGCGCAGTATAGTTCCAGATCCTCCCGGCGGCAGCATGGAATCCCGGGGGAGAGGGAGCGGGCGGGCGGCGGACCGCGCCGGCGGGGTCAGTCACCCCCGTGCGTCTCGATGAACCGGTCGCGTCCGGAGCCGCGCCGGTACATCTCGTAGCGGATCGGGCAGCGCTTGAAGTACCCCTGGTGCTGGTCCTCGGCCGGGTAGAAGGGCCCGGCGGGAAGGATGTCGGTGACGACGGGGCGGTCGAAGCGCCCCGACGCGTCGAGGGCCGCTTTCGACGCCTCGGCCGTTTGCCGCTGTTCTTCGTCGAGATAGAAGACGGCGGTGCGGTACTGGTCGCCGCGGTCGACGAACTGGCCGCCGGGATCGGTCGGATCGACGTGTCGCCAGAAGTGGTCGAGGAGCGCGGCGTAGCTCGTCCTCGACGGGTCGAAGACGATCCTTACCGCTTCGCGGTGCCCCGTTCCCCCGGCGCAGACCGCGTCGTAGGTCGGGTCGGGCATGTCGCCGCCCGTGTATCCCGAGACGGCCTCGACGACGCCGTCGAGCTTCTCGAAATCCGCCTCCGTGCACCAGAAGCAGCCGCCTGCGACGATCGCGACGGCGAGCGTATCCGCATCACGCGTGTCGTCCATCCGGGCCTCCTCCGTATCGGCCACCGCCGCGGTCGCAAAAACCACGAGCGCCAGGCCGGTCAGGATCGATCTCATCGCCTTTCCCTTTCGTCGATGCGCCGTCCCCGCACGCCGCGCATCCGCTCCCATCAATGAAAATCATTCCCGGTTGCCTTCGAGTCAAGGTCCTTCGCCGGCCGGCGGACGAACACGACTCCGAGGTAGCCGTCAACGGTGAGGAAATCACCCGTCTCGATCCGTTCGGTGGCTGCCGCGACTCCCGTCACGCAGGGAATGCCGTACTCGCGGGCGACGATGGCGCCGTGCACGAGCATCCCACCGCGGCGTTCGACGATCGCCGCGACGATCGGCACGACGAAGGTCATGTTCGGGTCGATCGAATCGCAGACGAGCACCTCGCCGCGCCGCACGGCGAACAGATCGGCGGCCGACAGAACGACGCGCGCGGGGCCGCGGGCGATCCCCCTGCCGGCCGGCTGCCCGCGGAGCTGCCGCGCGCGCATCCGCACTGGCGCTTCATCGTCCTTCCGCTCGCCGGCCGCGTTCCCGGCCGGTGCCGCGCCGGCCGGGAAGATACGCGCCGCCATGGTTTCCTCGGCATTCCCGCACGCTCGATCCTCCCCGCATCGCCCGCCGAGACGCCGCCGCGACTCGTTTTCGGCGCGTTCGAGCTGCGACTCGATCCGCCCGAGCAGGACGTTGTCGTCGTCGCGGAGACGGTAGGCCCGGCGCGCCAGGTCGAGCATTCCGCGCGCAAACTCCCGGTCCGCCTCGTCGAAGGAGTCGACGAAGGAGGATTCGAGCCGGGGGAGATCCGTTACCGCGGCCGCCGGCCGAAGCGGCGGGCCGGCTGCCATTTCGCGAGCGAGTGCGAGGATCGCTCCCCGGGCGTTTTCGCAGGCGCCGAATTCGCATGAGAATCCGGCGTGCTTCTCCAGGAACGCATCCACGCGGCCGTCCAGTTCCCCGTCGCTCGATGCCCCCGCCGCCTCCGGCCGGCTCCGGAGGATCGCGGCGATCTCCTCGAGCGCGTCGTTCCGCTCGACGCTCGCCAGCCGCCCGGTGGCGAGCAGGTCGACGAATGCGAAGGGATCGACCGGACGCATCCGCTCGTTGTAGACCTCGCCGAAGAGACGCACGGCGTGCGCGAAGGGAATGAACTCGTCCCAGTACGTTCGTTTCCACCGATCGACGGCGGCGCGACGCTTTCCGATCTCTTCGGCGAGGGCCCCGTCCGGGAGCGACGCCGGATTTCGCTCGGCGAAACGATCCGCCTCCCGTATCATCGCCGGCACGAGTTCCCCCTCGAGCCGTTCCCCCAGCAGCCGCAGGCTCTCCCAGCTCCGCCGGAGACCGAGATCCCAGACACGCCGCTCGTTGCCGTCGGCGGCGTCGCCGGCCGTGATCGGACGCGATTGCAGCAAGTGGATGTCCTTGCCGACGATCGTCCACTCCATGTCCTGCGGCGCGCCGAAGAGCGAGCGCACCTTCTCCATTGCGGCGAAGAGAACCGCGACGTCATCGTCGCCGAGCAGCGGCGCATCGGCGTCGGCGCGATCGATCCGTCCGCGGCGTGTTCCGCGCCTTCCCGGCACGATCATCTCGTTTCTGCGAACGATCCTTTGATCGACGATCGCTCCCGTCGCGCGGTCGAGAAACCAGCGGTCCGGCTCGATCTCGCCGTCGACCAGTCCCTGGTTGAGGCCGGGAACCGCCTCGACGACCGCGCGTGAGCGATCGCCCGGATCCACGCCGAACGCGACCCCCGACGCCCGGCCGACCACGAAATCCTGCACGATGACGGCCATCGCGCTCGTTTCGACGTCGAGGCCGAGTTCGAGCGCGTAATGAATCGCCGCGTCCGACCACAGGGATGCCCATACGAGTCTGACCCGGTCGAGGACCTCCTCTATCCCGACGACGTTGACGTAGGACTCGTGCAGCCCGGCGAAGGAGGCGGCGCCGCTGTCCTCGACAGTCGACGAGGAACGCACGGCCACGGATTCCCGTTCGCACCGGCTCGAAAGTCCCTCTCCGACCGCCGCGGCGACCTCCGGGGGGACGGGCTCCCCGGCGAAGAGGGAGCGGATGCGCAGGGATGCGTCCCACATTTCCTCCCACCGCATGTCCCCGTATGCCTTGCGCCCGAGCTCGATGGCGAGCTTCTCCCGAAGCCCGCTTCGATCGAGGAACGCACCGTAGGCGTCGACCGTCACACAGATACCCCCCGGGACGCGCATCCCCGCGCCGATCATGGCGGCGAGGGCGGCGGCCTTGTTGCCGCAGCGGACGGCGTTCGGGCCGCCCGCGTCCTCGAGCGGCACCACGAACGGTGTCAGGGTTCCCATTCGACCACTTCCTGGAAGCGGGTGACGAGCACGTAGCGGACCACCGCGACGCGGACGAAAGCCACGGACGGATCGGCGAGAAACGCCGCCATGTGGGGATGCCGGGCGAGGTACCGCGCCGCCTCCGCGGCGCGACCGTCGCCGGTTACCTCGATTGCGTTCCCCATCGCGGTCAGGGCCGCCGCCTCGGCGAAGTCGGCCGCACTGTTCCGCCGGTCGTCGACGAGGATCGAGACATGCGGATCGCGCATTATATCGCCGAACTTGCGAGTCTCCCGGTTCGTCGCGAAGAAAACCCGCCGGAGATCGTCCGAGACGGCAAGGCCGACGAGCGTCGCATATGGCCAGGAGTCTCCGCTCGTTGCCAGTACGCCGAGCCGCTGCCCGGCGAACAGACGCCGGATGCGCTTCTCGACGTCGTTCGCGTCGACGGACATCGCGTCCTCCTTCGGTTGTCGTTTCGATGATTGCCTGTGCTATGGTACTACAGGCGCGCCCGGATGGCGTCAATATTCCGGCGGATTGGTCGATCGAAACGAAAGGATGAACGATGAGAACGAGCAGGCGAATCACGCGCATCCTCCTCGCAACCGCGGGCTTCCTCGCGTTGGCGGGGGCGGCCGGGGCGGAGGGGCCGCTTCGCGCGGGGGTCTACACCGGCGACGGGGCGAGCCCCGTCTGCGTCACCGAGACGATCGAGGCCCTCCGTATCGACGGGGAAATCGCCGTAGTGGAGATCGGCCCCATCGACGTCGCCGGCGGCGCGCTCGAACGGCTGGACGTCCTCGTCTTCCCCGGGGGGAGCGGGAGCCGCCAGTACGCCAGCCTCGGCTCGGGGACGATCGATCTCGTCCGCGCGTTCGTCATCGAGCGGGGCGGCGGGATCGTCGGCATCTGCGCGGGGGGCTATCTCGTCTCGGACAGCGAGGGCTATCCCTGCCTCGGCCTCGTCGGCGCCGACACGATCGACCGCGAGCACGACGAGCGGGGGAGCGCCGTCGTGCGGGTCCGGTTCACCGGCGAGGGGCTGCGGATCTTCCCCGAGATGGCCGGGCGCGCGTACGGTTTCATCCAGTACCACGACGGCCCCGTCTTCGTTCCCCCCGGCGGCGCCGACGGGTTTTCCGCCTGCGCGGAACTCGCCGTCAACACGAGCGACATCCACCACACGGGAGACGCCCCGGCGGGGATCACCCCAAACAAGGCATTTCTCCTCGCAGCCGATGCGGGGGCGGGACGCGTCTTCGCCTGCGCCGGGCACCCCGAGTCGACGCGGGGCATGCGCTGGATGGTGCCGCGCATGGTCCGGTGGGCGGCCCGCAAGGAACTCGTTTCGTACGGAAACGCAATCGTCGGGCCGGACATCGATGTAGGCGAGGTCATGCACAGCGACGAGCAGGAGACGGACTGCTACTGGCGGCTCTTCGCGGCCGAGCCCGCCGCACGGATCGCGGCGCTCGAGGAGCTGACCGGGCTGCGGCACCGGAACGGCCCGCGCTGGGCGCGGGGGCTGCTCCGCGACCGGGATCCGGGCGTCCGCCTCGCCGCCGCGCGCGAGCTCCTCGCCGCGGAATACACGGCGGCGATCGCCGACATCGAGGCGCAGCTCCGCCGCGAGCGGGACGAGGAGTGCCGGACGGTGTTCGAGGAGACGCTTCGGGCGTTGCGGGGGATGTACGGCGCACCGCCGCCTCCCCGGGGGCCGTGACCGCCGGGGAGGGGCGTAGCGCTGGAATCCGGGATCGATCAGAAGCCGCGCGGACGGCCACCGCCGCCGCCGCCACCGCCGCCGCGGTTGCCGCCGCGGAACCCGCCGCCGCCACCGCCGCCGAAGCCGCCGCCACCGCCGCCGCCGCCGCCGCGACGACCCTCGCCACGCGGGCGAGCCTGGTTCACGGTCAGCGTCCGGCCGGAGAGCTCCTTGCCGTTCAGGCCGTCGATGGCCTTCTGGGCCTCTTCACCGTTGGACATCTCGACGAAACCGAATCCCTTGGACTCGTCCGTGTACTTGTCCTTCACGATGCTGACGTCGTCGATCGTTCCGAACGGCTCGAACGCCGTCCGCAGGTCCGCTTCCGAAACGGAGTAGGCGAGATTGCCGACATAGATACGCATGCGACCCTCCCCGGGCCAATGTTGAGTGAGGGCATACGACACCCTCGTACGTTATTCCAGGATAGAAGTTTGTTGTAGACGTAATAAAGGATGACTCAATACCAGGCGGATGCTTCTCTTCCTTTATCCGGATTCCGCATCAAATTCGATCCTCGCCACAAGTATAACTGTCTCCAGAGGAAAACACAGAACAAAATCGTGGCCGGCACATATATTTTCCGGGGCTGGAAACGGTGCACGGGAGCGACGATCGCCCGATCGCTCCCGTGCGAGGAAACCCGTCGGAGCCAGCGCCGGCGTGACCCGCCGCCCGTCGCCTACTCCGTGCTTTCGATCTCCCGGTACTCGAAGTGGTCTCCCGTCTCGTCGACGATCCGCCGGTACCACGACTCGGGATAGGGCGGGTGCGTGACGTGGCCAAGCTCGTCCTTGACGTTCCCGTCCATGTACTTGACGAGGAGGTCCTGGCCGAGGACGCGCCAGCGCGCCACCGTCGCGTCGGTTGTCCGGCAGGAGTAGTCGGTGAGGTAGTCGATCGCCAGCCCCGGCGCCTGTTCGTACAGGGCGAGGGCCGCCGCGTCGATCCGCGGCTGGGCGGCGAGCGAGGAGCCTTCGAGTTCGCCCTGCACGATCCGGATGTCCCGGATCATGTCGCTGTAGCGGGAGTAGGCGTAGTTGGACACCCAGTTGAAGGTCCAGAAGGCCGAGTCCCACGTGAAGTGGTGGAAATCGCCCGTGCCGACGGCGCACGAGACGGGTACGCGCCGGATCCCGCAGTAGATCGGATTGTAGACGGTGCTGTAGGTGTCGTCGACGCCGAACCAGAAGACGCCGCCGATCGGGTCGGGAAGCCACGAGCGGCACTGCGACACGAAGGAGAATCCCGTCTGTTGCGTCGAGGTCGCCCGTTCGTTGCAGTAGGTCGTCCCGTCGACGTCCCAGGTGAGCGGCCGCCAGCGATAGGGGCAGGAGAACGGCCCCGCGCCGACGTCCGTCGTCATGTCGAAATCGGTTCCCTCGAAGTGGTCGCGCATGAATTCCATCAGGTCGTGGACGGAGAGAGGGCGATCGGGCTTGATGAAGAGGGGCATCGGCTCGGCGCCCTCGACGCCCTTCACGTAGTCCATCGAGAGGCCGAGCGAGGGGGCGGCCCGGTTGA contains the following coding sequences:
- a CDS encoding Glu/Leu/Phe/Val dehydrogenase — its product is MADKSYNAFQMAQSQFDRVADLLELDKGTRELLRYNLREYHVSIPVRMDDGHVEVFRGFRVQHNDARGPAKGGIRFHPMETIDTVRALAMWMTWKCAVVDIPLGGAKGGVICDPHNLSAREQETICRGWVRQIGRDMGPLNDVPAPDVMTNAQHMLWMLDEYETLEGSRLPGFITGKPVGMGGSLGRTEATGYGVIFTVREALKALDIPPADTTASVQGFGNVAQYAIELYNQIWGKVVCVSSWDQQDQTSYSFRKTDGVDLAELRGITDRFGGIDKDKAAKIGYDVLPGDAWIEQDVDILIPAALENQVTKENVGRISGRVKIIAEGANGPTTPEADAAIHERGIFMIPDLLANAGGVTCSYFEQVQCNMNYFWEKDEVLGKLDTKMTSAFDAVRELAVKRDLYMRDAAYVIAVGRVARACRDRGWV
- a CDS encoding radical SAM protein, producing MDTCLASWYISERCNFRCSYCYIYNPPGMKGVLRRAKAVLRPRPPKRPDIHEHLDEILDRFLATGMRFTFAFTGGEPFVYPRFVEICRRIAERDEFTIGLDTNLSMGVDQLMEAVPPEKTAFVFASTHALERLRLFGTIDPFLDDVARLIGRGYSVETNYVMHPDLFGRFETDRRRALERGVILTPKAFKGVYGGAGIPTRTPTKSGASSAN
- the msrA gene encoding peptide-methionine (S)-S-oxide reductase MsrA, with the translated sequence MDDTRDADTLAVAIVAGGCFWCTEADFEKLDGVVEAVSGYTGGDMPDPTYDAVCAGGTGHREAVRIVFDPSRTSYAALLDHFWRHVDPTDPGGQFVDRGDQYRTAVFYLDEEQRQTAEASKAALDASGRFDRPVVTDILPAGPFYPAEDQHQGYFKRCPIRYEMYRRGSGRDRFIETHGGD
- a CDS encoding pyridoxamine 5'-phosphate oxidase family protein yields the protein MSVDANDVEKRIRRLFAGQRLGVLATSGDSWPYATLVGLAVSDDLRRVFFATNRETRKFGDIMRDPHVSILVDDRRNSAADFAEAAALTAMGNAIEVTGDGRAAEAARYLARHPHMAAFLADPSVAFVRVAVVRYVLVTRFQEVVEWEP
- a CDS encoding biofilm PGA synthesis protein PgaB codes for the protein MRTSRRITRILLATAGFLALAGAAGAEGPLRAGVYTGDGASPVCVTETIEALRIDGEIAVVEIGPIDVAGGALERLDVLVFPGGSGSRQYASLGSGTIDLVRAFVIERGGGIVGICAGGYLVSDSEGYPCLGLVGADTIDREHDERGSAVVRVRFTGEGLRIFPEMAGRAYGFIQYHDGPVFVPPGGADGFSACAELAVNTSDIHHTGDAPAGITPNKAFLLAADAGAGRVFACAGHPESTRGMRWMVPRMVRWAARKELVSYGNAIVGPDIDVGEVMHSDEQETDCYWRLFAAEPAARIAALEELTGLRHRNGPRWARGLLRDRDPGVRLAAARELLAAEYTAAIADIEAQLRRERDEECRTVFEETLRALRGMYGAPPPPRGP
- a CDS encoding RNA-binding protein, producing the protein MRIYVGNLAYSVSEADLRTAFEPFGTIDDVSIVKDKYTDESKGFGFVEMSNGEEAQKAIDGLNGKELSGRTLTVNQARPRGEGRRGGGGGGGGGFGGGGGGGFRGGNRGGGGGGGGGRPRGF
- a CDS encoding C69 family dipeptidase, which produces VVGLMNEHQVTIGETTWGGRHELHDSTAVVDYGSLMFLALQRAKTAREAIEVMTALVAEHGYYSSGESFSIADPNEVWFMDLIGKGPGNTGAVWVARRIPDGYISAHANQARIRQFPMDDRKNCLYAPDVIELAREKGYFDGLNEEFSFADAYAPLDYGALRFCEARVYAMFNRAAPSLGLSMDYVKGVEGAEPMPLFIKPDRPLSVHDLMEFMRDHFEGTDFDMTTDVGAGPFSCPYRWRPLTWDVDGTTYCNERATSTQQTGFSFVSQCRSWLPDPIGGVFWFGVDDTYSTVYNPIYCGIRRVPVSCAVGTGDFHHFTWDSAFWTFNWVSNYAYSRYSDMIRDIRIVQGELEGSSLAAQPRIDAAALALYEQAPGLAIDYLTDYSCRTTDATVARWRVLGQDLLVKYMDGNVKDELGHVTHPPYPESWYRRIVDETGDHFEYREIESTE